The proteins below come from a single Oscillospiraceae bacterium genomic window:
- a CDS encoding ATP-binding protein, with product MRLIERNDYLQKIIEVMGTPDIKVITGVRRSGKSKLLEAFRDYVVKNVPNANIIHINFNLTKFEAYKDYHALNDYIESSFKKGCENFVLIDEVQMCPNFELTINSIHAMEMFDIYITGSNAFLLSSDLATLFTGRTYEIKVFPFSFAEFKQYFAIEDNYEAFDRYLKEGGMAGSYLYRNQDAKYDYIRDVFDTLIIRDIRQKYKIRNPALMDRIVDYLMDNISNQTSARNITDVLVRSNEAINHKTVGKYLEYLCNAFAFYRFRRYDIRGKKYLSSNDKFYLSDHTFRYAKLGTRNMDYGRILENIVAMELMRRGYEVYVGVLYKKEIDFVALHRSEKIYIQVSDNISDEKTFEREVDPLLKIKDAYPKMVIARTHNEAYQYEGIQIVDIADWLNGK from the coding sequence ATGCGGCTGATAGAGCGAAATGATTACCTGCAAAAAATCATTGAGGTAATGGGTACTCCCGATATCAAGGTTATTACAGGCGTAAGACGAAGCGGAAAGTCAAAGCTGCTGGAGGCATTTCGAGATTATGTAGTAAAAAATGTACCGAATGCAAACATAATCCACATCAACTTTAATCTGACTAAATTTGAGGCGTACAAGGACTACCATGCCCTGAACGATTACATTGAAAGTTCGTTCAAAAAAGGCTGTGAGAATTTTGTTTTAATTGATGAAGTTCAGATGTGTCCCAACTTTGAGCTGACAATCAACAGTATCCATGCAATGGAAATGTTTGATATATATATCACTGGCTCAAACGCATTCTTGTTAAGCTCTGATTTAGCCACTCTCTTTACCGGCCGTACCTACGAAATCAAGGTTTTCCCTTTTTCATTTGCCGAATTCAAACAATACTTCGCAATCGAGGACAATTATGAGGCGTTTGACCGTTATCTGAAAGAGGGCGGTATGGCAGGATCTTACCTTTATCGCAATCAAGATGCAAAGTACGATTATATACGCGATGTATTTGATACGCTTATCATCCGGGATATAAGGCAAAAATATAAGATTCGTAATCCGGCATTGATGGATAGGATCGTCGATTATCTGATGGATAATATTTCGAACCAAACATCCGCACGAAATATTACAGATGTCTTGGTTCGCAGTAACGAAGCCATTAACCATAAAACTGTTGGCAAGTACTTGGAATATCTTTGTAATGCGTTCGCATTCTATCGCTTCCGCAGATATGACATTCGCGGCAAAAAATATCTTTCCTCCAATGACAAATTCTATTTGAGTGACCACACGTTCCGATACGCGAAACTTGGTACAAGAAATATGGACTATGGACGCATATTGGAAAACATTGTAGCGATGGAGCTAATGCGCCGCGGCTATGAGGTTTACGTTGGTGTATTGTACAAAAAAGAAATCGACTTTGTTGCCTTACACAGAAGTGAAAAGATCTATATTCAGGTATCTGACAATATTAGTGACGAAAAAACTTTTGAACGAGAAGTCGATCCCTTGCTGAAAATCAAGGATGCCTATCCCAAAATGGTTATTGCAAGAACGCATAATGAAGCCTACCAATATGAGGGGATACAAATTGTAGACATCGCTGATTGGTTGAACGGAAAATGA